From a region of the Methylocystis hirsuta genome:
- a CDS encoding tyrosine-type recombinase/integrase → MKYLVRDVSRHGQARYYVRAPGQRKIRIKVPPEHEQFDAHYKAALRGLDLSAGEAQPRQHPRSRRQQGTFGWLCAQYCASPDFAELHPTTQTKRRAILDSCCLEETKPGSGILIDGCPLDEFGPPHVRTLRDRKRSTPHAANGRLKALRRLFVWALEASHVTTSNPVRDVARLKTKTEGHHAWTLDEVKAYEQRHPIGTRARLALGLFLFTAQRISDVAHMGPSHIENGWLRIVQAKNRDNSPVTIEIPILPALQTLIDSTIIGDDTFLVTEHAKPFASVKACGKWFRKRCDEAGLKHCSAHGLRKAAAALLIDLGCTREEVMAVTGHVTHVEIERYIRSRDRRLLAERAIGKLQAATSDHSVETSA, encoded by the coding sequence ATGAAATATTTAGTTCGTGACGTTAGCCGTCATGGCCAAGCACGCTATTATGTGCGCGCCCCTGGGCAGCGAAAAATTCGGATCAAGGTCCCGCCGGAGCACGAGCAGTTCGACGCTCACTATAAAGCGGCGCTCCGCGGCCTAGACCTGTCCGCCGGAGAGGCGCAGCCACGGCAGCACCCGCGTTCGAGACGCCAGCAAGGAACCTTCGGGTGGCTCTGCGCTCAATATTGCGCCTCGCCGGACTTCGCCGAGCTGCACCCCACCACCCAAACTAAGCGACGCGCGATCTTGGACTCCTGCTGCTTGGAAGAAACGAAGCCGGGCTCCGGCATCCTGATCGATGGCTGCCCGCTCGACGAGTTCGGGCCGCCCCATGTGCGCACCCTGCGCGATCGGAAGCGATCCACGCCGCACGCAGCGAACGGCAGGCTGAAGGCTCTCCGCCGTCTGTTTGTGTGGGCGCTGGAGGCCTCACATGTCACAACAAGTAATCCGGTGCGCGACGTGGCCCGGCTCAAAACCAAGACGGAAGGCCACCACGCGTGGACGCTCGACGAGGTGAAAGCCTACGAGCAACGTCACCCTATAGGGACGCGCGCTCGGCTTGCGCTCGGGCTGTTTCTGTTCACTGCGCAACGCATATCCGATGTCGCCCACATGGGGCCGTCACATATTGAGAACGGGTGGCTGCGGATCGTGCAGGCAAAGAACCGAGACAATAGTCCCGTCACGATCGAGATTCCGATATTGCCAGCGCTTCAAACCTTGATCGACAGCACAATTATTGGAGACGATACGTTCCTGGTGACAGAGCATGCCAAACCCTTCGCGAGCGTGAAGGCGTGCGGCAAGTGGTTTCGGAAGCGCTGCGACGAGGCCGGGCTGAAGCATTGCAGCGCTCACGGGCTCCGTAAGGCCGCCGCGGCGCTGCTGATCGACCTGGGCTGCACCAGGGAGGAAGTCATGGCCGTGACAGGGCACGTCACGCACGTGGAGATCGAGCGCTACATTCGGTCGCGAGATCGTCGGCTGTTGGCGGAGCGTGCAATCGGCAAGCTTCAAGCCGCCACATCGGATCATAGTGTGGAGACATCGGCATAG
- a CDS encoding DNA polymerase → MAELSCDFETYCDLDLKKVGAHKYAMHESADVLCLALAINDEEPRLWIPGDPIPDDVFDHIIDGGAIRAWNAEFERLFFTYVMGPKYGWPTPDRRQFFCTMTEALAMGMPGQLGMCASAMSLPQRKDDVGRRIMMQLCRPRKPTKKNPSTRFTPQNAPGKFSVLYDYCKQDVRVERDIKKNLVRLKANEQERYWLAGEINDRGVPIDLDLIEKAQAVVDQHMKLLDARMAALTNNTVSACTQTKELAKWLGAQGLQWPANELPSVAKDPVFRLLARDDLTDEQREALLLRQEAGKTSTAKLGSFRSHMCDDGTVKGSIQFNGASTGRDAARGVQVQNFPRPNKKTKISQVITDIFDDYDADLISVFHGPPLSIVADILRSCIKAPSGKKFYSCDAAQIEARMTAYLAGEHKVLDAFRAYDRKEGPDIYTVAASGIYNVPAVKIDPEGEQRQAGKVSVLALGFGGGVGAFASMARIYQLDLRKAFSPVWGLASSERREKALDAYAQRGRGSGMHKEAWLASELIKVAWRVDNPNIRDAWPACEEAAVNALKHPGTTHCACKLAFRASGSFLRMVLPSGRSLFFPMARLVYETNQWGKKAPKIYFYAIDAFTRQWMEFSLWGGTTFQNAVQAASRDALFDSVERLEAAGYPNIFRVHDEVINITDEGFGSLAEFRELFIQEPAWAPGLPINGSGWEGERYRK, encoded by the coding sequence ATGGCCGAGCTTTCGTGCGACTTCGAAACATATTGCGACCTCGACCTGAAGAAGGTCGGGGCGCACAAATATGCCATGCACGAGAGCGCGGATGTGCTCTGCTTGGCGCTTGCCATCAATGATGAAGAACCACGCTTGTGGATTCCGGGCGATCCGATCCCCGACGACGTGTTCGATCACATCATTGATGGCGGCGCCATTCGTGCGTGGAACGCCGAGTTCGAGCGACTATTTTTCACCTACGTGATGGGGCCAAAATACGGCTGGCCGACGCCCGATCGCCGGCAGTTCTTCTGCACAATGACCGAAGCATTGGCGATGGGGATGCCCGGCCAACTCGGCATGTGCGCGTCGGCCATGAGCCTGCCGCAACGCAAAGACGATGTTGGCCGCCGCATCATGATGCAGCTTTGTCGGCCGCGCAAACCGACGAAAAAGAATCCGTCAACCCGCTTCACGCCGCAGAACGCGCCAGGGAAATTCTCAGTTCTATACGATTACTGCAAACAGGACGTGCGGGTCGAGCGCGACATCAAGAAGAACCTCGTTCGTCTGAAGGCCAATGAGCAAGAGCGTTATTGGCTGGCGGGCGAGATCAACGATCGCGGCGTGCCCATCGATCTCGATCTGATTGAGAAGGCGCAAGCGGTTGTCGACCAGCACATGAAGCTGCTCGACGCGCGTATGGCGGCATTGACCAACAACACCGTGTCGGCCTGCACGCAGACGAAAGAACTGGCAAAGTGGCTCGGCGCGCAAGGGTTGCAATGGCCTGCGAACGAACTGCCGAGCGTCGCGAAAGACCCGGTGTTCCGCCTACTCGCGCGTGATGACCTTACGGACGAGCAGCGCGAGGCCTTGTTGTTGCGACAAGAGGCTGGAAAGACCTCCACCGCCAAACTTGGAAGCTTCCGAAGCCATATGTGCGACGACGGCACGGTGAAGGGCTCCATCCAATTCAACGGCGCTTCGACCGGCCGCGATGCGGCGAGAGGTGTGCAAGTCCAGAATTTTCCGCGGCCAAACAAGAAGACCAAAATATCACAAGTCATCACCGACATCTTCGACGATTACGACGCCGATCTGATCTCAGTCTTTCACGGCCCGCCGCTCTCAATCGTCGCGGACATTCTGCGCTCGTGCATAAAAGCCCCATCCGGCAAGAAGTTCTACTCGTGCGACGCGGCGCAGATCGAGGCGCGGATGACCGCCTATCTGGCGGGCGAGCACAAGGTTCTCGACGCCTTCCGCGCATATGATCGCAAGGAAGGCCCGGACATCTACACCGTCGCGGCGTCGGGCATCTACAACGTGCCGGCAGTGAAGATTGACCCGGAGGGCGAACAACGCCAAGCCGGCAAGGTCTCTGTGCTCGCGCTAGGCTTCGGCGGCGGTGTCGGGGCGTTCGCCTCTATGGCTCGAATCTACCAACTGGATTTGCGCAAAGCATTCAGCCCTGTGTGGGGGCTGGCGAGTTCAGAGCGCCGGGAGAAAGCGCTCGACGCCTACGCGCAGCGTGGGCGCGGCAGCGGAATGCACAAAGAAGCATGGCTGGCGTCGGAACTGATCAAGGTCGCGTGGCGGGTCGACAACCCCAACATCCGCGACGCATGGCCGGCCTGCGAAGAAGCCGCGGTCAATGCGCTGAAGCATCCTGGCACAACGCACTGCGCGTGCAAGCTGGCATTCCGCGCGTCAGGCTCGTTCCTGCGCATGGTGTTGCCGAGCGGTCGATCCCTGTTCTTCCCGATGGCGCGTCTTGTTTACGAGACGAACCAATGGGGCAAGAAAGCGCCGAAGATATACTTCTATGCGATTGACGCATTCACGCGGCAGTGGATGGAGTTCTCGCTTTGGGGCGGCACCACCTTTCAGAATGCCGTGCAGGCGGCTTCCAGGGATGCGCTGTTTGATTCCGTCGAGCGCTTGGAGGCCGCGGGCTATCCGAACATCTTCCGCGTCCACGACGAGGTGATCAACATAACCGATGAAGGTTTTGGATCGCTCGCAGAGTTTCGCGAGCTTTTCATTCAAGAGCCCGCATGGGCGCCAGGGCTGCCGATTAACGGCTCCGGGTGGGAAGGAGAGAGGTATCGGAAATGA
- a CDS encoding DUF2800 domain-containing protein produces MTESVSHTERAHALLSPSAAHRWMHCAVSVARSHGEPEQRSAFAQEGTAAHMLCEHVMLTGAEPRKFLGGVVWLTANQDHVRVKSAHNPEPDGDHVWEIDHEMVDGAIAYREEIHRILAECSDDVVVVFEKRVLATHVHEHIFGTVDCLIYDRKRRKLYVIDFKYGQGIAVEVDWNPQLLIYGIGSAFAFGYDLDQIELVVVQPRADHPKGPVRRQVLDTLDLIEFETVVHEAALRTDSRDATAAVGEWCRFCPALYRCDDVRCHILNVLGVTRKARHRELKEHDMPDLKDWKPEDMARVMRESAIIKALFRRIEEKAHGLAMGGSKVPGNKLVEGKSNRKWKDPAAAEKKILALGFDRDDLYIEKFVSPAQAETLIGKKNAATIKPFWTKPPGKLVLAPEDDPRPEANISVGSSFGVVEDDI; encoded by the coding sequence ATGACGGAATCGGTCTCCCACACAGAGCGCGCGCACGCGCTGCTATCGCCGAGCGCGGCGCATCGATGGATGCACTGCGCGGTGTCGGTGGCGCGATCCCACGGCGAGCCGGAGCAACGCTCTGCGTTCGCCCAGGAGGGCACCGCGGCGCACATGCTGTGTGAGCACGTAATGCTGACAGGCGCAGAGCCCCGTAAATTCCTTGGCGGCGTCGTCTGGCTTACTGCGAACCAAGATCATGTGCGCGTCAAATCGGCTCATAACCCGGAGCCAGATGGCGACCATGTGTGGGAGATCGACCACGAGATGGTTGATGGGGCCATCGCATATCGCGAGGAAATACATCGCATTTTGGCCGAGTGCTCAGACGACGTTGTGGTCGTCTTCGAGAAGCGTGTGCTCGCGACGCACGTTCACGAGCACATCTTCGGAACCGTTGATTGTCTGATTTACGATAGGAAGCGCCGCAAGCTCTATGTGATCGACTTCAAATACGGGCAGGGGATCGCCGTCGAAGTCGATTGGAACCCGCAACTGTTGATCTATGGGATCGGCTCGGCGTTTGCCTTTGGTTATGACCTCGATCAAATCGAGCTTGTTGTTGTTCAGCCGCGCGCGGATCACCCGAAAGGACCTGTGCGCAGGCAAGTGCTCGACACGCTCGATTTGATCGAGTTCGAGACGGTTGTCCACGAAGCCGCGCTACGCACGGATTCGCGTGACGCGACAGCCGCAGTTGGCGAGTGGTGCCGCTTCTGCCCGGCGCTCTATCGCTGTGACGACGTTCGATGCCACATCCTCAACGTTCTAGGCGTCACCAGGAAGGCGCGACATCGCGAGTTGAAAGAACACGACATGCCGGATTTGAAGGATTGGAAGCCCGAAGACATGGCGCGCGTGATGCGCGAAAGCGCAATCATCAAGGCGCTGTTTCGCCGGATCGAAGAAAAAGCGCACGGCCTCGCGATGGGGGGCTCCAAGGTTCCCGGCAACAAGCTCGTCGAGGGAAAGAGCAATCGCAAGTGGAAGGACCCGGCGGCGGCCGAGAAGAAGATACTGGCGTTGGGTTTCGATCGCGACGATCTCTACATCGAAAAGTTCGTGTCGCCTGCCCAGGCCGAGACGCTGATCGGCAAGAAGAACGCCGCCACGATCAAACCGTTTTGGACGAAGCCGCCGGGCAAACTCGTATTGGCGCCGGAGGACGATCCACGTCCCGAAGCCAATATCAGCGTTGGTTCGTCATTCGGTGTGGTGGAGGACGATATATGA
- a CDS encoding septal ring lytic transglycosylase RlpA family protein — protein MRKLLLPTALVATLVASSAAAKFSNPLDELVNAVFAPLTQPVRMAALHSPSRAGFNRVTGRRTDTWRMTPYLRSIPGAAFIGRAMRASFYGAGERLNRHTATGEVFNPRAMTAAHRTLPMGTRLQVCYRGCVVVRINDRGPAAWTGKALDLTAGAARAIGHPGDAYVQAAVVR, from the coding sequence ATGCGGAAGCTCCTGCTTCCTACGGCGCTCGTCGCCACGCTCGTAGCGTCGTCTGCGGCTGCGAAGTTCAGCAACCCGTTGGATGAATTGGTCAACGCGGTCTTTGCGCCGCTGACACAGCCCGTGCGAATGGCCGCTCTGCATTCGCCGTCGCGAGCCGGGTTTAATCGCGTGACGGGGCGTCGCACCGACACGTGGCGCATGACGCCGTATCTGCGATCCATTCCCGGCGCCGCGTTTATTGGCCGCGCTATGCGCGCCAGCTTCTATGGCGCCGGCGAAAGGCTAAATCGACACACCGCTACGGGCGAGGTGTTCAACCCACGCGCGATGACCGCTGCGCACCGAACGCTGCCAATGGGCACGCGTCTTCAGGTTTGCTACCGCGGCTGCGTTGTCGTGCGCATCAACGACCGGGGGCCGGCGGCTTGGACCGGCAAGGCCCTCGATCTCACGGCCGGCGCCGCTCGGGCGATAGGCCATCCCGGCGACGCTTACGTTCAGGCGGCCGTCGTTCGCTAA
- a CDS encoding NUDIX hydrolase, with protein sequence MSFYKPYVCGFLFNDSGSHVVMIRKNRPEWQAGKINGIGGKVEGGELLAEAMVREGLEEAGVEPGWQPFVKLRYPNADVAFFAARDSEMFERASTKESEEIIKPEVAYLDKKQFASPNIAFLIPMAWHALAHERILVPAELSMRDTVESRLAA encoded by the coding sequence ATGAGCTTCTACAAACCGTATGTGTGCGGGTTTCTTTTCAACGACAGCGGATCGCATGTCGTGATGATCCGCAAGAACCGACCTGAATGGCAGGCCGGAAAGATCAACGGCATCGGCGGCAAGGTCGAGGGCGGCGAGTTGCTGGCTGAAGCAATGGTTCGCGAAGGCCTCGAAGAAGCCGGCGTCGAGCCGGGTTGGCAACCCTTCGTGAAGCTGCGTTATCCGAATGCCGATGTGGCGTTTTTCGCCGCGCGCGATTCCGAAATGTTCGAACGCGCTTCGACTAAGGAGTCGGAAGAAATCATCAAGCCGGAAGTCGCATATCTCGACAAGAAACAGTTCGCGTCGCCGAACATTGCGTTCCTGATTCCAATGGCGTGGCACGCGCTCGCGCACGAGCGCATATTGGTTCCGGCGGAATTGTCGATGCGCGACACGGTGGAGTCTCGTCTTGCCGCATGA
- a CDS encoding ssDNA-binding protein, with protein sequence MSLDKWTYVEAENLWMSPKGRATFVALDRKFKSKKSTRADDNGQFAVTLIFPPSIEHKPIKDALQEVVKEEFPGSDLFNPAKSKVKGLKNPLRKADEVVADITSKGEEVDLEGWMMARANSFRSRPVVRNSRGEVVDEDDLAVEAYSGRWMRILVRPATYNNESSGAKFYLEGVQLLANDDAIGGFKQTDGSAFTPVDDEAEDDI encoded by the coding sequence ATGTCGCTTGACAAATGGACGTATGTGGAAGCTGAAAACCTGTGGATGTCGCCGAAAGGCCGTGCGACCTTCGTGGCGCTTGATCGCAAGTTCAAGAGCAAGAAGTCGACACGCGCCGACGACAACGGGCAGTTTGCGGTGACGCTTATCTTCCCGCCGTCGATCGAGCACAAACCGATCAAGGACGCGTTGCAGGAAGTCGTCAAGGAAGAATTTCCGGGCAGCGACCTGTTCAATCCGGCCAAGAGCAAGGTGAAGGGTCTGAAAAATCCGCTCCGCAAGGCGGATGAAGTCGTGGCCGACATCACCTCGAAAGGCGAGGAAGTCGATCTAGAAGGCTGGATGATGGCCCGCGCTAATTCGTTCCGCTCGCGGCCGGTTGTGCGCAATTCGCGTGGCGAAGTCGTCGACGAGGACGATCTGGCGGTGGAAGCCTACAGCGGACGTTGGATGCGAATCCTGGTTCGTCCGGCGACCTACAACAACGAAAGCTCCGGCGCCAAGTTCTATCTCGAAGGCGTGCAGTTGCTCGCGAATGACGACGCTATCGGCGGCTTCAAGCAGACCGATGGTTCGGCGTTCACTCCGGTCGACGACGAGGCGGAAGACGACATTTAA
- a CDS encoding ATP-binding protein produces the protein MTTIFAKNILASRHATTGARIAIMTVGAPGSGKTTYARGLDPTEWITVCLDDIRAALFGDKKVYFKHLEANPWMRQMVHRVNRGMLRTALRAGKNVILPNTHTNHASFQDVLQILDKHEIDPKIVVFDVPWDVLVAREERRSAADTVGLPFLRDSYTQQWATNAWWRRMSNVEVIKQSVEVEPC, from the coding sequence ATGACGACAATTTTCGCAAAAAACATCCTTGCGTCTCGACACGCGACAACGGGCGCCAGGATCGCCATCATGACGGTTGGCGCTCCGGGTAGCGGCAAGACAACATACGCGCGCGGCCTTGACCCGACCGAATGGATCACCGTCTGCCTAGACGACATCCGTGCGGCACTGTTCGGCGACAAGAAGGTTTACTTCAAACATCTCGAAGCCAATCCGTGGATGCGGCAGATGGTTCATCGCGTGAACCGCGGGATGCTCCGCACCGCACTCAGGGCGGGAAAGAATGTAATCCTGCCTAACACGCATACCAACCACGCGTCGTTCCAAGACGTTCTTCAAATCCTCGATAAGCACGAAATCGATCCGAAGATTGTCGTGTTCGATGTCCCTTGGGACGTGCTGGTCGCGAGAGAGGAACGTCGTAGCGCCGCGGATACGGTAGGCCTTCCGTTTCTTCGGGACTCTTACACTCAGCAGTGGGCCACCAATGCGTGGTGGCGCCGCATGAGCAACGTCGAAGTCATCAAACAATCTGTGGAGGTCGAGCCATGCTGA
- a CDS encoding DUF1937 family protein, with product MDPKMLDIAPTPVKAPGYQIIEKDWPLDCPRDEPAEQMSISGPVIDNIKKAHAALCPLDKSGYWYLASPYEQYPYGHDRATTDVAQIAANLVERGIVVFAPIVHSHHLVPWLSRKLTHQEWLNFDVPFLDAAVGLIVAKMPGWHNSNGVQFEMAYMHKRGKPVFLLPVDVARNPVALI from the coding sequence ATGGACCCGAAGATGCTCGATATTGCGCCGACGCCGGTTAAAGCTCCTGGCTACCAGATCATCGAAAAGGATTGGCCGCTTGACTGTCCGCGCGACGAACCGGCGGAGCAAATGTCGATCTCCGGTCCGGTGATCGACAACATCAAGAAGGCGCACGCGGCGCTCTGCCCTCTCGATAAGTCGGGCTATTGGTATCTCGCGTCGCCTTACGAGCAATATCCCTATGGCCACGATCGCGCGACCACCGACGTTGCGCAGATCGCCGCGAACCTCGTGGAGCGCGGGATCGTCGTCTTCGCCCCCATCGTTCACAGCCATCACCTTGTTCCGTGGTTGTCGCGCAAGCTGACCCACCAGGAATGGCTCAATTTCGACGTTCCGTTTCTCGACGCCGCCGTGGGCCTGATCGTGGCGAAGATGCCCGGCTGGCATAACTCAAACGGCGTGCAGTTCGAGATGGCCTACATGCACAAGCGCGGGAAGCCGGTCTTCCTGCTGCCTGTGGATGTCGCGCGCAACCCCGTTGCGCTTATCTGA
- a CDS encoding DUF3422 domain-containing protein, giving the protein MMGYPTEATALRARIVELERRNQDLLEANNRYLERARTAEAKATQQGGRFPVVWPVPTKQPDEYQRPIDIYLAERVHVTNVPQTGAMAIHGQDAHGKPIKTSLITESVVAHDRPTSVFDVDGRDYRIISWKRMS; this is encoded by the coding sequence TTGATGGGATATCCGACTGAAGCTACCGCTTTGCGCGCTCGCATCGTTGAACTCGAACGACGCAATCAAGACCTTCTCGAAGCGAACAACCGTTATCTGGAACGAGCACGCACGGCGGAAGCGAAGGCGACGCAGCAAGGCGGCAGGTTTCCTGTCGTTTGGCCTGTGCCGACAAAGCAGCCTGACGAATATCAGCGACCGATCGACATCTATCTCGCCGAGCGCGTGCATGTGACGAACGTGCCTCAGACAGGAGCGATGGCCATCCACGGGCAGGACGCGCACGGCAAACCGATCAAAACAAGCCTCATCACGGAATCGGTAGTTGCACATGATCGCCCCACTTCTGTTTTTGATGTCGACGGGCGGGACTATCGGATTATCAGTTGGAAACGAATGTCATGA
- a CDS encoding AsmA family protein — MAAIAAVVAPWLFSPGALMDAVADQLQGSSGLYVAARGRTSFSLFPRPSIAVEGVAFADHNGALLIESSELRGDVDVLPLIAGRLRVASVKLVRPRAHIDLDRKPAGAPGAAARAAAAKPATLEAAAADNVRFGAVSIVDGDARITYRSRVYALERINANFEWRRIGEAAALTGAFDFNGERLEAILWVARPGALLRGEPSVVTTRLDGKSLRAEAQGVGQLGANARFEGRAAASAPSAQQTLQLFGVAAPLPGPFADAQFSAQATLAPGEAHFKGARLFVDGNEFHGDIDLQKEDGRPTLTAALQSEFLSLRPFLADAPPLVAANGQWSDQPFNLPDLSGADVDLHLTVGHARLGRLKVEDAAIEVTLRDGAAEFAITQARAYRGGLKFRASIAPSPDGLALRADAQTTAVDAGPLLWDAYGKPVLAGALNATLAVDGVGDRMATLMQSLNGRASVALVDGEISGVDLGKALRRLETRPLSSAVDIRSGRSALDAASATVKIENGVADIAEGVARGPGFTLAFGGSANLPERNLAVRAVAREADSAGQTANSAQSIALDLAGRWDELALGLDAQAFIRRSDAAAPLLPRLDPPPQDGPAAQ; from the coding sequence ATGGCGGCGATCGCCGCCGTTGTTGCGCCGTGGCTGTTCTCGCCCGGCGCTCTCATGGACGCCGTCGCCGATCAGCTCCAAGGCTCTTCGGGGCTTTATGTCGCCGCGCGCGGCCGAACGAGCTTCTCGCTCTTTCCGCGTCCAAGCATCGCGGTCGAAGGCGTCGCCTTCGCCGATCACAATGGCGCGCTGCTCATCGAGTCGAGCGAGCTGCGCGGCGACGTCGACGTTCTGCCGCTGATCGCGGGGCGCCTCAGAGTCGCGTCGGTGAAGCTCGTACGGCCGCGCGCCCACATCGATCTTGACAGAAAGCCGGCCGGCGCGCCCGGCGCCGCCGCTCGGGCGGCCGCCGCAAAGCCGGCGACGCTCGAAGCCGCAGCGGCCGATAATGTGCGGTTTGGCGCGGTGTCGATCGTCGACGGCGACGCACGGATCACCTACCGCAGCCGCGTCTATGCGCTGGAGCGAATCAACGCGAATTTTGAATGGCGCCGCATCGGCGAGGCGGCAGCCCTGACCGGCGCGTTCGATTTCAACGGCGAACGGCTCGAGGCGATCTTATGGGTCGCGCGTCCGGGAGCGTTGTTGCGCGGAGAACCGTCCGTCGTGACGACCCGGCTTGACGGCAAGAGCCTTCGGGCTGAAGCGCAAGGCGTCGGACAACTCGGAGCCAACGCCCGTTTTGAGGGGCGCGCAGCGGCCAGCGCGCCATCGGCGCAACAGACGCTACAGCTCTTCGGCGTCGCCGCGCCCCTGCCCGGCCCCTTCGCTGACGCGCAATTCTCCGCGCAAGCGACGCTCGCGCCCGGAGAGGCGCACTTCAAGGGCGCACGTCTCTTTGTCGACGGAAACGAATTTCACGGCGATATCGACCTGCAGAAAGAGGATGGCCGCCCGACGCTGACGGCGGCGCTCCAAAGCGAATTCCTCTCCCTGCGGCCGTTTCTCGCCGACGCGCCGCCGCTTGTCGCCGCGAACGGACAGTGGAGCGATCAGCCGTTCAATCTGCCGGACCTCTCCGGCGCTGACGTCGATCTGCATCTTACCGTCGGCCACGCCAGACTTGGCCGGCTCAAGGTCGAAGACGCCGCCATCGAAGTCACTTTACGCGATGGCGCCGCGGAGTTCGCGATAACGCAGGCGCGCGCCTATCGCGGCGGGCTCAAGTTTCGGGCCTCGATCGCGCCTTCGCCCGATGGGCTGGCGCTGCGGGCCGATGCGCAGACGACGGCGGTCGACGCGGGCCCGCTGCTCTGGGACGCTTATGGAAAACCTGTTCTGGCGGGAGCGCTTAACGCGACTCTCGCGGTCGACGGCGTCGGCGACCGGATGGCGACCCTGATGCAGAGCCTGAACGGGCGCGCCAGCGTCGCTCTCGTCGACGGCGAGATATCTGGCGTCGATCTCGGGAAAGCGCTGCGCCGACTGGAGACGCGGCCGCTATCGAGCGCCGTCGACATCCGCTCGGGCCGCTCAGCGCTCGATGCCGCGAGCGCCACCGTAAAGATAGAAAACGGCGTCGCCGACATCGCCGAAGGCGTCGCGCGAGGACCGGGCTTTACGCTTGCCTTCGGCGGCTCGGCGAACCTCCCGGAGCGCAATCTCGCGGTCAGAGCCGTTGCGCGCGAGGCTGACAGCGCCGGTCAGACCGCCAATTCAGCGCAGAGCATCGCCCTCGACCTCGCCGGCCGCTGGGACGAATTGGCGTTGGGGCTGGACGCGCAAGCCTTCATCCGCCGCTCCGACGCGGCCGCTCCGCTGCTGCCGCGACTGGATCCGCCGCCGCAGGACGGACCGGCGGCGCAATGA
- a CDS encoding deoxycytidylate deaminase: protein MLTHNIASLSLPPSKWDRYFFNLAHVSAQMSKDPSSKCGSVIVRPNNTVASMGWNGFPRGVNDAPELYADRNEKYPRVVHAEMNAILAAREPLTGYSLYVTPMPPCARCASAIIQSGISRVAFLAPAEIPDRWCDEMRITAEMFEQADIRFVWLGYPNVEMEQAA, encoded by the coding sequence ATGCTGACACACAATATTGCGTCTCTCAGCCTCCCGCCGAGCAAGTGGGACCGCTATTTCTTCAACCTCGCGCATGTCTCGGCGCAGATGTCGAAAGACCCTTCGTCGAAATGCGGCTCTGTGATCGTCCGCCCCAACAACACTGTCGCATCGATGGGATGGAACGGCTTTCCGCGCGGCGTAAATGATGCGCCGGAGCTTTACGCGGATCGTAACGAGAAATATCCGCGTGTCGTCCACGCGGAGATGAATGCGATCCTGGCGGCGCGCGAGCCGCTGACCGGCTACTCGCTCTATGTGACGCCGATGCCGCCTTGCGCGCGATGCGCGTCCGCGATCATTCAGTCAGGAATTTCACGTGTCGCCTTCCTGGCGCCGGCAGAAATTCCAGATCGTTGGTGCGACGAAATGCGCATCACCGCCGAGATGTTCGAGCAGGCGGACATTAGATTCGTGTGGCTCGGCTACCCGAACGTTGAGATGGAGCAGGCGGCGTGA
- a CDS encoding class I SAM-dependent methyltransferase → MRVNSTHKHSDRGLDPYFSPQCAAESLLKLEPDMPQELWEPAVGAGDIAWPLMEGGKNVFTSDIKDYGFPHTVVQDYLTSAPPPGVKGLITNPPYRKTRQFVTKAIAEVPFVAMLLPLSFLEGVARHNWYSNHKPARVWVSSRRMPMMHRLGWTGKKSTSNKAYAWFVWEIGDESFEVRLFDWKKLTT, encoded by the coding sequence ATGAGAGTCAACAGCACGCACAAGCACAGTGATCGCGGGCTCGATCCATATTTCAGCCCGCAGTGCGCAGCCGAATCGCTTCTGAAGCTCGAACCCGACATGCCCCAAGAACTTTGGGAGCCGGCGGTGGGGGCGGGCGATATCGCGTGGCCGCTGATGGAGGGAGGCAAGAATGTATTTACGTCGGACATCAAGGATTACGGCTTCCCCCATACCGTTGTGCAAGATTACCTCACTTCGGCGCCGCCTCCTGGCGTCAAAGGACTCATCACCAACCCGCCGTATCGCAAGACCCGTCAGTTCGTCACGAAAGCGATTGCCGAAGTCCCTTTCGTCGCGATGCTCCTGCCGCTCAGCTTCTTGGAAGGGGTGGCGCGACACAATTGGTATTCGAACCATAAGCCTGCGCGCGTATGGGTGTCTTCTCGACGTATGCCGATGATGCACAGGCTCGGGTGGACAGGCAAAAAGTCGACCTCGAACAAAGCCTACGCGTGGTTCGTGTGGGAGATCGGCGACGAGAGTTTCGAGGTGCGGTTGTTCGACTGGAAAAAATTGACCACATAG